The Achromobacter pestifer genome includes a region encoding these proteins:
- the ampH gene encoding D-alanyl-D-alanine-carboxypeptidase/endopeptidase AmpH, whose amino-acid sequence MLTSRLLPRITTLALSAACALGASQVRAADLALQDAVSMAGMQLYLNSGAPGLIIAAVRGDEVVIQGYGETAPGSGVEPDGRSVFRIASVSKVFAGDVLAALAAKNKLQLTDPLAKYAPQNAKVETNGRPLTLLDLATHSAGLPRELPDPDAKPSDNPFAAFDRAYYWKWIGSHKPAYVPGTTTLYSNLGFGLLGDALAKAGGADYSTVLADEVLKPAGMTDTTNALNDAQKKRLMTGLDPFDKPDPNAPVPDVMYASAGVYSTADDMARWMRWHLDGARQSKQASLLAHTMWLPYDGLKSVVGTEVTDADGMGLGWVVTLPRNGAPLLLGKSGGLGGFMSYAVLSPNRGLGVFVVASRVNFAMFNNIHSQVRELAAELAR is encoded by the coding sequence ATGCTGACGTCCCGCCTCCTGCCGCGCATCACTACCCTAGCCTTGAGCGCCGCCTGCGCACTGGGCGCAAGCCAGGTCCGCGCGGCCGACCTGGCGCTGCAGGACGCGGTCTCCATGGCCGGCATGCAGCTGTACCTGAACTCGGGCGCACCGGGACTGATCATCGCGGCGGTGCGCGGCGATGAGGTCGTGATCCAAGGCTATGGCGAAACCGCGCCCGGCAGCGGCGTGGAACCGGACGGCCGCTCCGTTTTCAGGATCGCTTCAGTATCCAAGGTGTTCGCGGGCGACGTGCTGGCGGCGCTGGCGGCCAAGAACAAGCTCCAACTGACCGATCCCCTGGCGAAATATGCGCCGCAAAACGCCAAGGTCGAAACCAACGGCCGTCCGCTGACGCTGCTGGACCTGGCCACGCATTCGGCCGGCCTGCCGCGTGAACTGCCCGACCCCGACGCCAAGCCTTCCGACAATCCGTTCGCCGCGTTCGACCGCGCCTACTACTGGAAGTGGATCGGCAGCCACAAGCCGGCCTATGTCCCCGGCACCACCACGCTGTACTCCAACCTGGGCTTCGGCCTGCTGGGCGATGCGCTGGCCAAGGCCGGCGGCGCGGACTACTCCACCGTGCTGGCCGACGAGGTCCTGAAGCCCGCCGGCATGACCGACACCACCAATGCGCTCAACGACGCGCAGAAAAAGCGCCTGATGACGGGCCTGGATCCCTTCGACAAACCCGACCCGAATGCCCCGGTGCCCGACGTGATGTACGCCAGCGCCGGCGTCTACTCCACCGCCGACGACATGGCGCGCTGGATGCGCTGGCACCTGGACGGCGCCAGGCAATCGAAGCAGGCGTCCCTGTTGGCGCACACCATGTGGCTGCCGTATGACGGGTTGAAGTCCGTGGTGGGCACGGAGGTCACCGACGCCGACGGCATGGGCCTGGGCTGGGTAGTGACCCTGCCGCGCAACGGCGCGCCGCTGCTGCTGGGCAAGAGCGGCGGCCTGGGCGGCTTCATGTCTTACGCCGTGCTGTCGCCCAACCGGGGGCTGGGCGTGTTCGTCGTCGCCAGCCGCGTGAACTTCGCCATGTTCAACAACATCCATTCCCAGGTGCGTGAACTGGCGGCCGAGTTGGCGCGGTGA
- a CDS encoding GAF domain-containing DNA-binding protein, protein MKLPGEPQVKDAGQYQTHTATLLEPAPSSDWLYHCAMSLLKLPADDAISEQLAYMGETSDVDRSWMIEYRPDMLRLRNTHEWCRGRTEPFVAELQDVPTTLIAWLHKFMVKGQAVAIHDVNDLPRTARAIQVEFQRQGNKSVLSVPVFHDKKLYGIIGFDTTLRHRSWSAAEVGALYQCANLIGQAKYGNGRDRGRAPRYDSVTSVIYLSMRGVVRGVQPEAIVGVRSAGNYSEIWLEDGSMVLDSRALGIWSTLLPEQTFFRVHRTAIANALHVMDVDRRSVDKWLIRMRAVDETWPVSRSYRKPLRERMGI, encoded by the coding sequence ATGAAGCTGCCGGGGGAACCGCAAGTGAAGGATGCAGGCCAGTACCAGACGCACACCGCCACCCTGCTTGAACCGGCCCCCTCATCAGACTGGCTCTACCACTGCGCGATGAGCCTGCTCAAGCTCCCGGCCGACGACGCGATCTCCGAACAGCTGGCCTACATGGGCGAAACCTCCGACGTCGACCGGTCCTGGATGATCGAGTACCGCCCGGACATGCTGCGCCTGCGCAATACCCATGAGTGGTGCCGGGGTCGGACCGAGCCCTTCGTGGCCGAACTCCAGGACGTGCCGACCACGCTGATCGCCTGGCTGCACAAGTTCATGGTCAAAGGCCAGGCGGTGGCCATCCATGACGTCAACGACCTGCCCCGCACCGCGCGCGCCATCCAGGTCGAATTCCAACGCCAGGGCAACAAGAGCGTGCTGAGCGTGCCGGTTTTCCATGACAAGAAGCTCTACGGCATCATCGGCTTCGACACTACCCTGCGGCACCGCAGCTGGTCCGCCGCCGAGGTCGGCGCCCTGTACCAATGCGCGAATCTCATCGGTCAGGCCAAGTACGGCAACGGCCGCGACCGCGGCCGCGCGCCGCGCTACGACAGCGTCACGTCGGTGATCTATCTCAGCATGCGCGGCGTGGTCCGCGGCGTGCAGCCCGAAGCCATCGTGGGCGTGCGTTCAGCGGGCAACTACAGCGAAATCTGGCTGGAGGACGGGTCGATGGTGCTGGACTCGCGCGCGCTCGGCATATGGTCGACCTTGTTGCCGGAACAGACCTTCTTCCGGGTGCACCGCACCGCCATTGCGAACGCGTTGCATGTCATGGACGTGGATCGCAGAAGCGTGGACAAGTGGTTGATCAGGATGCGGGCCGTGGACGAGACCTGGCCGGTGTCCCGCTCCTACCGCAAGCCGCTGCGCGAACGCATGGGAATCTAA
- a CDS encoding SDR family oxidoreductase: MRETPNTAHRGVILVTGGSRGIGAAICELAAREGYDVCINYRNNEQQAQAVAEKVRSHGRKALTVQADIADAAQISDMFRKTDLDLGALTALVNNAGTSGYIGRVDAISAPDLQAIFALNVVGSFLCCGEAVRRMSTRHGGNGGSIINMSSAAARLGAAGRNVHYAASKRALEALTFGLAQEVADEGIRVNTVSPGVIDTDIHTRERLAQIGPQLPMKRPGTAIEAAASVMWLLSPAASYVSGTNLGVSGAR; the protein is encoded by the coding sequence ATGAGAGAAACTCCCAACACGGCCCATCGCGGCGTCATCCTGGTCACTGGCGGCAGCCGCGGGATCGGCGCCGCGATCTGCGAGCTGGCAGCGCGCGAGGGTTACGACGTCTGCATCAATTATCGCAACAATGAGCAGCAGGCTCAGGCAGTTGCCGAAAAGGTGCGCAGCCATGGCCGCAAGGCCTTGACCGTTCAGGCGGACATCGCCGACGCCGCGCAGATCTCCGACATGTTCCGCAAGACCGACCTGGATTTGGGCGCCTTGACCGCGCTGGTCAATAACGCGGGCACAAGTGGATACATCGGGCGGGTCGATGCGATCTCGGCGCCAGACTTGCAAGCCATCTTCGCGCTGAACGTGGTGGGCAGTTTTCTTTGCTGCGGCGAGGCCGTTCGCCGGATGTCGACACGCCACGGCGGCAACGGCGGAAGCATCATCAACATGTCTTCGGCAGCGGCCAGGCTGGGCGCGGCGGGACGCAACGTGCACTACGCCGCAAGCAAGCGCGCCCTCGAAGCCTTGACCTTCGGCCTCGCCCAGGAGGTGGCCGACGAGGGAATCCGTGTCAATACCGTCTCGCCAGGCGTCATCGATACCGACATCCATACGCGGGAACGGCTGGCGCAGATCGGGCCTCAATTGCCCATGAAGCGGCCCGGCACCGCCATCGAAGCCGCCGCCTCGGTCATGTGGCTGCTCTCGCCGGCAGCCAGCTACGTGTCCGGGACGAACCTGGGCGTATCGGGCGCCCGCTAG
- a CDS encoding Bug family tripartite tricarboxylate transporter substrate binding protein, with protein MGNTLRALSAAMSVLLAVYPAVTASAATEYPSRPIRMIVPYAVGGTTDLVARQYAELLGRELKQSVVVENKPGASTNIGNRLVADADPDGYTLLYSTGQMTQTVTFGPFPAIDPTAALAPVSLILTSPQMIAGNPDQKFSSPEELIEAARAKPKGISIASAQLQLYVNVLGAQAGIELLHVPYKGGAPAVTDTIGGRTNLVMGQPPVLLPFIRNGALKPIAVLSKERIAALPEVRTFAESGVPALELVTWNGVFVPKGTPAAVIDRLSKATKAALDDPSLARLANDGLTIQSSTPEQLAELVASDVRSWKQLAKDNPDLAQVR; from the coding sequence ATGGGAAATACGTTGCGTGCATTGAGCGCCGCCATGTCGGTACTCTTGGCCGTCTACCCCGCCGTGACCGCCAGCGCGGCAACGGAGTATCCATCCCGGCCCATCCGCATGATCGTCCCGTATGCGGTCGGCGGCACGACCGACCTGGTCGCGCGCCAGTATGCCGAGCTGCTGGGGCGCGAATTGAAACAGTCCGTCGTGGTCGAGAACAAGCCTGGCGCGTCAACCAATATCGGCAACAGGCTGGTCGCCGATGCCGATCCCGATGGCTATACCCTGTTGTACAGCACTGGGCAGATGACCCAGACCGTGACATTCGGGCCGTTCCCCGCCATCGATCCGACCGCGGCCCTGGCGCCTGTCAGCCTGATCCTGACCTCGCCACAGATGATCGCGGGCAACCCCGACCAGAAATTCTCCTCTCCCGAAGAACTGATCGAGGCCGCCCGGGCCAAGCCCAAGGGCATCAGCATCGCCTCGGCGCAGTTGCAGCTGTATGTCAACGTACTGGGCGCCCAGGCCGGCATCGAACTGCTGCACGTGCCTTACAAGGGGGGAGCGCCCGCGGTGACGGACACGATAGGCGGACGCACCAATCTGGTCATGGGGCAGCCGCCCGTGCTGCTGCCCTTCATCCGGAATGGCGCGTTGAAACCCATAGCGGTGCTGTCGAAAGAGCGGATCGCGGCGCTGCCTGAAGTCAGGACGTTCGCCGAGTCCGGCGTCCCCGCGCTGGAACTCGTGACCTGGAACGGCGTGTTCGTGCCGAAAGGAACGCCGGCCGCCGTAATCGACCGCCTGTCCAAAGCCACCAAGGCGGCTTTGGACGATCCTTCGCTGGCGCGGCTGGCGAACGATGGTTTGACCATACAGTCCAGCACGCCCGAGCAACTGGCTGAACTTGTCGCCAGCGACGTGCGTTCATGGAAGCAACTGGCGAAGGACAATCCGGATCTCGCGCAGGTCCGCTGA
- a CDS encoding thiamine pyrophosphate-binding protein: MSTPLTGGRIIAEILQAHGVEHVFFMDAILRRALVEMEKLGIRRILAHSEIAAAYMADGYARVKGKPAVCMAQSVGAANLASGLQDACLAQTPIIALTGRQPAAMQYRNAYQELPHEPMFRSTAKNSMRVDDIEQLPHVLQQAFREAVTGRPGPVHIDVAGHTGDAIAAATLDGYPQAVQPFSALPGFRPPAESRLIEAAARRVAQAERPVIVADQGICTSGAQQALRLFAEQVSIPVVTSLDAKAVLPETHPLNGGVAGTYSRACANQIVNAADLVIFAGSVIGDHVSHNWTLPRQDVPVIQIDADPAQLGRNYPGSLGLPGDARSILEQLAQACRPARRSAWLDRVQGFVRQWNDAAAVACASDSVPIRPERLCAELSAVLPPDAILVSDTGYSSQWTGTYVQLRHEGQRYLRAAGSLGWGFPASLGAKFAAPEATVVCFTGDGGFMYHLPELETALRWGLKTITVVNNNHCLAQGTRSILGAYEGSDGKREEIYHYRPMNFAAIAQAMGCVGIRVTQPAEFAAAFEQASASELPVVIDVVTDPQALAPLPWTP, translated from the coding sequence ATGTCTACTCCCCTCACAGGCGGTCGCATCATTGCGGAAATACTTCAAGCGCACGGCGTGGAGCACGTGTTCTTCATGGACGCCATACTACGGCGCGCCCTGGTCGAAATGGAGAAATTAGGCATCCGCCGCATCCTGGCGCACTCGGAAATCGCCGCAGCCTATATGGCGGACGGCTATGCGCGCGTGAAGGGCAAGCCTGCCGTCTGCATGGCCCAGTCCGTGGGCGCCGCCAACCTTGCATCGGGCCTGCAGGACGCCTGTCTGGCCCAGACCCCGATCATTGCCCTGACCGGCCGGCAGCCCGCGGCCATGCAATACCGCAATGCCTACCAGGAACTGCCGCATGAGCCGATGTTTCGGTCCACGGCCAAGAACAGCATGCGCGTGGATGATATCGAACAACTGCCGCACGTATTGCAACAGGCATTCCGCGAAGCCGTCACGGGCCGCCCAGGCCCCGTGCACATCGATGTCGCCGGCCATACCGGAGACGCCATCGCCGCCGCGACGCTTGACGGCTACCCGCAGGCCGTGCAGCCTTTTTCGGCACTGCCGGGCTTTCGCCCCCCGGCCGAAAGTCGGCTCATCGAAGCGGCGGCACGGCGGGTCGCGCAAGCCGAGCGGCCGGTCATCGTGGCTGACCAGGGGATCTGCACATCGGGCGCGCAGCAGGCCTTGCGACTGTTCGCCGAACAAGTCTCGATTCCCGTGGTGACGTCGCTGGATGCCAAAGCCGTCTTGCCCGAAACGCACCCTTTGAACGGCGGTGTTGCCGGCACCTATTCGCGCGCCTGCGCCAACCAGATCGTGAACGCCGCCGATCTGGTGATCTTTGCCGGCAGCGTCATCGGCGACCATGTCAGCCACAACTGGACGTTGCCACGGCAGGATGTGCCGGTCATACAGATAGATGCCGATCCCGCCCAATTGGGCCGGAACTACCCCGGCTCGCTGGGCTTGCCGGGAGACGCCCGCAGCATTCTCGAACAGCTGGCCCAGGCCTGCCGGCCGGCCCGCCGGTCTGCCTGGCTGGATCGCGTCCAGGGATTTGTGCGGCAGTGGAATGACGCGGCCGCCGTGGCCTGTGCCAGCGATTCCGTCCCCATCCGTCCGGAACGGCTGTGCGCCGAACTGAGCGCGGTCCTGCCGCCGGACGCGATCCTGGTTTCGGACACGGGATATTCGTCGCAATGGACCGGCACCTACGTGCAACTGCGTCACGAAGGGCAACGGTACCTGCGGGCGGCGGGTTCCTTGGGATGGGGCTTTCCAGCCTCGCTGGGCGCGAAGTTCGCCGCTCCCGAGGCGACGGTCGTCTGCTTTACCGGCGATGGCGGATTCATGTATCACCTGCCGGAACTGGAGACCGCACTGCGCTGGGGGCTGAAGACCATCACGGTGGTCAACAACAACCATTGCCTGGCCCAGGGTACGCGTTCGATTCTCGGCGCGTACGAAGGATCGGACGGCAAGCGCGAGGAAATCTACCACTACCGGCCGATGAATTTCGCCGCCATCGCGCAGGCCATGGGATGCGTCGGCATACGAGTGACCCAGCCGGCCGAGTTCGCGGCCGCGTTCGAGCAGGCAAGCGCGAGCGAACTACCTGTCGTCATAGACGTCGTCACCGATCCGCAAGCCCTGGCGCCCTTACCCTGGACGCCCTGA
- a CDS encoding SMP-30/gluconolactonase/LRE family protein has translation MSVVHVVVESANRLGEVPLWSPSRKSLFWIDVHKPALHAYTPGSAAVRTFPLPASIGSFCETSKGRLMLALKSGLHFLDLETGGLQAWFDLEPGLPNNRLNDGKCDRQGRFWVGSMNDGDRIPTGTLYSVLGNGKSIGHLSGITIPNSLAWSPDGKKMYFADTPAKSIQVFDFDTDDGVPYNPRTFLDMSSHAGRPDGATVDTEGCLWSAHIHAGQVVRYTPQGRLDRIIQLPVTGVTSCAFGGDRCETLFITTATQGLTEQALREQPLAGALFAVNTGVSGMCDTPFAEAS, from the coding sequence ATGAGCGTAGTCCATGTCGTTGTGGAAAGCGCAAACCGGCTGGGAGAAGTCCCGCTGTGGTCGCCTTCGCGCAAGTCGTTGTTCTGGATCGATGTCCACAAGCCTGCGCTCCATGCCTACACTCCCGGCAGCGCAGCAGTGCGGACCTTTCCCCTGCCCGCCTCGATAGGCAGCTTTTGTGAAACCAGCAAGGGCAGACTGATGCTCGCGCTCAAGTCCGGCCTGCATTTCCTCGATCTGGAAACCGGAGGACTGCAAGCCTGGTTCGACCTCGAACCGGGCCTGCCAAACAATCGCCTGAACGACGGCAAGTGCGACAGGCAAGGAAGATTCTGGGTAGGCAGCATGAACGATGGCGACCGGATTCCCACCGGCACGCTGTATTCCGTGCTGGGCAACGGCAAGTCCATCGGCCATCTTTCCGGCATCACCATCCCGAACTCCCTGGCCTGGAGTCCCGACGGCAAAAAGATGTATTTCGCCGATACGCCAGCGAAATCCATCCAGGTCTTCGACTTCGACACGGACGACGGCGTGCCGTACAACCCCCGCACATTTCTCGACATGTCCAGCCATGCCGGCCGCCCCGATGGCGCAACCGTCGACACCGAAGGATGCCTGTGGAGCGCTCACATCCACGCGGGCCAGGTGGTTCGCTACACGCCGCAGGGGCGTCTGGACCGGATCATCCAGCTGCCTGTCACCGGCGTCACCTCATGCGCCTTTGGCGGCGATCGGTGCGAAACGCTCTTCATCACCACCGCTACGCAGGGGCTGACTGAGCAAGCGCTACGCGAGCAGCCGCTGGCTGGCGCGCTTTTTGCCGTGAACACAGGAGTCTCGGGGATGTGCGACACGCCTTTCGCCGAAGCTTCTTGA
- a CDS encoding Bug family tripartite tricarboxylate transporter substrate binding protein produces the protein MVSIKRMFAGLILAASYALPGSGHAAQAWPERPVTVVIAYPAGGAADVVTRVVLNELARTLGQPFIAESKPGANSNIAAEWVARAKPDGYTLLVTSPWFAINQYVETGRRWEPASLAPVARFALTDNLLVVPATAPYQNLAGYVAFARSQSNPPLQYGSPGTGSTQRMAAELFLGQAGLNVEPIQYKGAPPIIPDLVSGRVSMAVLASANVTALIQSGKLKGLATFGEKRSPNTPAIPTMAEQGYPKAIVTSWFGLHAPAGTPAEIIRRLSDSVREIVSRPDVQASLSAADAQAAFLDTQDFSQYLQTEQAMWRDVAAHLEGKK, from the coding sequence ATGGTGAGTATCAAACGGATGTTCGCCGGTTTGATCCTGGCGGCATCGTATGCATTGCCAGGATCGGGCCACGCCGCTCAGGCATGGCCGGAACGGCCCGTAACCGTCGTCATCGCCTATCCTGCTGGCGGCGCCGCCGATGTGGTCACCAGAGTCGTGCTGAACGAACTGGCCCGGACGCTGGGCCAACCGTTCATCGCGGAATCCAAGCCCGGCGCAAACTCGAACATTGCGGCGGAATGGGTAGCCCGAGCCAAGCCCGATGGCTACACTCTGTTGGTAACCAGCCCATGGTTCGCGATCAACCAATATGTAGAGACCGGCAGACGCTGGGAGCCTGCCAGCCTGGCGCCGGTGGCACGCTTCGCGCTCACGGACAATCTGCTGGTAGTCCCCGCCACCGCTCCCTATCAGAATCTCGCGGGCTATGTGGCATTTGCCCGCAGCCAGTCCAATCCTCCCTTGCAGTATGGAAGCCCCGGGACCGGATCGACGCAACGCATGGCGGCCGAACTGTTCCTGGGCCAGGCGGGCCTGAACGTCGAACCGATCCAGTACAAGGGCGCTCCTCCCATCATCCCGGACCTGGTAAGCGGCCGCGTATCCATGGCAGTGCTGGCCTCCGCCAATGTGACCGCGCTGATCCAATCAGGAAAACTGAAAGGCCTGGCGACGTTCGGCGAAAAACGCAGCCCCAATACGCCGGCGATTCCGACTATGGCCGAGCAAGGCTATCCCAAGGCCATCGTGACCTCGTGGTTTGGCTTGCATGCCCCCGCCGGCACGCCCGCGGAAATCATCCGGCGGCTATCTGACAGCGTCCGGGAAATCGTATCCAGGCCGGATGTGCAGGCATCGCTGAGCGCCGCGGATGCGCAGGCCGCGTTCCTGGACACGCAGGACTTTTCCCAATACCTCCAGACCGAACAGGCCATGTGGAGAGACGTTGCCGCGCATCTCGAGGGAAAAAAATGA
- a CDS encoding GntR family transcriptional regulator, translating into MGQVQFLSLPDQIVTRLTEDILKGVYLPGQRLKEQELALKMGTSRAPLREAFRVLERDGLIEILPWRGVRIVEPTLEEIRDLFEARADMFGLCVRHAASNGEPGLLKKIEADIDELIKQTDAGCDEREYKEMTNAISSQMYALIQNRYTRAFIDNLRQKMLWHYCYMGISSYASRQDANRYWHDLGRALLSRDPQAAEVAAQHIMAASKNFALRLLEEKQDASAHRQPTNDEPESGMK; encoded by the coding sequence GTGGGCCAAGTACAGTTTCTTTCCCTTCCCGACCAGATCGTCACCAGGCTGACCGAAGACATCCTGAAAGGCGTCTACCTGCCCGGTCAGCGGCTCAAAGAGCAAGAGTTGGCGCTCAAGATGGGGACCAGCCGCGCGCCTCTACGGGAAGCCTTCCGCGTCTTGGAACGCGATGGCCTGATCGAGATCCTGCCTTGGCGCGGCGTGCGCATCGTCGAACCCACTCTTGAAGAGATCAGGGACCTGTTCGAAGCTCGGGCCGACATGTTTGGGCTGTGCGTCAGGCACGCTGCCTCGAACGGCGAACCGGGCTTGCTGAAGAAGATCGAGGCCGACATCGATGAACTGATCAAGCAAACCGACGCCGGCTGCGATGAGCGCGAATACAAGGAAATGACCAACGCCATCAGTTCGCAGATGTATGCGCTGATCCAGAACCGCTACACCCGCGCCTTTATCGACAATCTGCGCCAGAAGATGCTCTGGCACTACTGCTACATGGGCATTTCCTCGTATGCGAGCCGCCAGGACGCCAACCGCTACTGGCACGATCTGGGTCGGGCCTTGCTCAGCCGAGATCCGCAGGCGGCGGAAGTCGCGGCCCAGCACATCATGGCCGCCTCGAAGAATTTTGCGCTGCGCCTGCTGGAAGAGAAACAGGACGCGTCCGCGCACCGCCAGCCAACCAATGACGAACCGGAATCCGGCATGAAGTAG
- a CDS encoding TauD/TfdA family dioxygenase — protein MLLTKLEGPGVWRSEELGAQASWCQQLTDTEIQEVADAARRCESRNIPLFEITRDDFPLTALAERFQRIQQELEGGRGFTVLRGLDPGSLGAESCKRVIWGLAQYLGTPEPQDRSGSLLHSVTNTGKTIANSDTARGYETDDELKFHNDGGDVFMLLCLRTAKEGGISKLVSAAALFNAILKERPDLAAVLQQPFYFDSRAQNLNENKVQVVPIFTEHLGYLNVLYKRRYIVTAQRFPDIPRLTPQQTEALDIFDRLCADPALQLSFSMQPGDIQIGNNYSILHSRTKYVDHDEPELRRHLYRLWLTLENSRPLPEVFGTTREFGPSYARRQQRASA, from the coding sequence ATGCTTCTGACGAAACTCGAAGGACCCGGCGTTTGGCGCAGTGAAGAGCTCGGCGCTCAGGCAAGTTGGTGCCAGCAGCTCACGGACACGGAGATTCAGGAGGTCGCCGACGCCGCGCGCCGTTGCGAGAGCCGGAACATTCCGTTGTTCGAGATCACCCGGGACGACTTCCCGCTGACGGCGCTGGCAGAGCGCTTCCAGCGCATCCAACAGGAACTCGAAGGCGGGCGCGGCTTCACCGTACTGCGCGGCCTGGACCCGGGCAGCCTCGGTGCGGAATCATGCAAGCGCGTGATCTGGGGACTGGCTCAGTATCTGGGTACGCCCGAACCGCAAGACCGCTCGGGCAGCCTGCTGCACAGCGTGACGAACACCGGCAAGACCATTGCCAACAGCGATACCGCGCGCGGATACGAAACCGACGACGAACTAAAGTTCCACAATGACGGCGGCGACGTCTTCATGCTGCTTTGCCTGCGCACGGCCAAGGAAGGCGGGATCAGCAAACTAGTCAGCGCGGCCGCGCTGTTCAATGCCATCCTGAAAGAGCGCCCCGACCTTGCGGCGGTGCTGCAGCAGCCCTTCTACTTCGACTCCCGTGCCCAGAACCTGAACGAAAACAAGGTCCAGGTCGTTCCCATCTTCACGGAACACTTGGGATATCTGAACGTGCTCTACAAGCGGCGCTATATCGTGACCGCGCAGCGCTTCCCGGATATTCCGCGCCTGACGCCGCAGCAGACCGAAGCCCTGGACATCTTCGATCGGCTTTGCGCCGATCCTGCCTTGCAGTTGTCGTTCAGCATGCAGCCCGGCGACATCCAGATCGGCAACAACTACTCGATCCTGCATTCGCGCACGAAGTATGTGGATCACGACGAGCCGGAACTGCGCCGGCACCTTTACCGACTTTGGTTGACCTTGGAAAACAGTCGTCCGCTGCCCGAAGTGTTCGGGACGACGCGGGAATTCGGGCCATCGTATGCGCGCCGGCAACAGCGCGCCTCGGCATGA
- a CDS encoding substrate-binding domain-containing protein, which yields MNKNAVAFWMALCWPLAFSAASSRAAEQPAEAPRNGSVSMLASGAFSAVNGQLDPYYRKALGLEVIASFGSALYSVPTSVPRRLERGEHADLVLTSKDTLEKLAAQGLIVPDSQVDIMKSALGVAVRSGSPIPEIATQAQTAAMLQRADSIAYSSSLSGTYYETEMLKKMGIEDQVLPKSRKISGEKVGAVVARGEAEIGIQQVSELLAVPGIVLVGKLPESIQRYTVFSAGISTGARNPRGARALLELLAASPEVGQVLARNGLEPIGPNR from the coding sequence GTGAACAAGAACGCTGTCGCATTCTGGATGGCCCTTTGCTGGCCCCTGGCCTTCTCTGCCGCCTCGTCGCGCGCGGCCGAGCAGCCTGCCGAAGCGCCGCGCAACGGCTCGGTCAGCATGCTGGCCTCCGGCGCCTTTTCCGCGGTCAACGGCCAACTCGATCCCTACTACCGGAAAGCGCTGGGCCTGGAGGTCATCGCCAGCTTCGGCTCCGCTTTGTACTCCGTGCCCACTTCGGTGCCGCGCCGCCTGGAACGCGGCGAGCATGCCGACCTGGTGCTGACCTCGAAGGACACGCTGGAAAAGCTAGCCGCGCAGGGATTGATCGTGCCCGACAGCCAGGTGGACATAATGAAATCCGCTTTGGGCGTCGCCGTTCGCAGCGGCAGCCCGATACCGGAGATCGCCACCCAGGCACAGACCGCGGCGATGCTGCAGCGGGCGGACTCCATTGCGTATTCTTCCAGCCTTAGCGGCACCTACTATGAAACCGAGATGCTCAAGAAAATGGGCATCGAGGATCAGGTGCTGCCCAAGAGCCGCAAGATCTCCGGCGAAAAGGTCGGCGCCGTCGTGGCGCGGGGAGAGGCCGAAATCGGCATACAGCAAGTCAGCGAACTGCTGGCCGTTCCCGGCATCGTCTTGGTCGGCAAGCTGCCTGAATCGATTCAGCGCTACACGGTCTTCTCGGCCGGAATCTCGACAGGCGCCAGAAACCCTCGAGGCGCGCGGGCATTGCTGGAGCTTCTTGCCGCCTCCCCCGAGGTGGGCCAGGTGCTCGCCAGGAATGGGCTGGAGCCCATCGGACCCAACAGATAA